From one Zhongshania sp. R06B22 genomic stretch:
- a CDS encoding YhbY family RNA-binding protein codes for MSKFSASDKKHLRSIGHKLSPVVMIGDRGLSEGVNTEIERALDDHELIKVKVNIAEPTERRALIDQFCAAHKAHLVQAIGKIALIYRPAKKPNPKLSNLLRA; via the coding sequence ATGTCCAAATTCAGCGCCAGTGATAAAAAACACCTCCGCAGTATCGGCCACAAACTCAGCCCCGTCGTGATGATTGGTGATCGCGGATTAAGCGAGGGCGTGAATACCGAAATTGAACGCGCGCTAGACGATCACGAACTCATCAAAGTTAAGGTAAATATAGCTGAGCCAACCGAGCGCCGCGCCTTAATTGATCAATTTTGTGCCGCCCACAAGGCGCATTTGGTGCAGGCTATCGGTAAAATCGCACTGATTTACCGGCCCGCTAAAAAGCCTAACCCAAAGCTGTCAAACCTGCTTCGGGCATAA
- the rlmE gene encoding 23S rRNA (uridine(2552)-2'-O)-methyltransferase RlmE — protein sequence MVKRTGSSGAWLKEHFDDHYVKQAQREGYRSRACYKLLEIQEKDRLFKPGMSVVDLGSAPGGWSQVAAMLVGHNGQVLASDILEMDTIAGVEFIRGDFTEESVFNELMAFLGNQKADLVISDMAPNMSGMRDVDQPQSMYLCELALDMADLALRPGGGFVTKIFQGEGFEEYMRLLRERFSKVVTRKPAASRPRSREVYLVATGLRG from the coding sequence GTGGTTAAACGTACAGGATCTAGTGGCGCATGGCTGAAGGAACATTTTGACGATCACTACGTCAAGCAGGCCCAGAGAGAGGGCTATCGTTCGCGGGCGTGTTATAAGTTGCTTGAAATTCAGGAAAAAGACCGTCTTTTTAAGCCGGGTATGAGTGTCGTCGACTTGGGTAGCGCGCCGGGCGGTTGGTCGCAGGTCGCCGCTATGCTGGTGGGACACAATGGCCAAGTTTTGGCTTCAGACATTCTGGAGATGGATACCATCGCCGGCGTCGAGTTTATTCGGGGTGATTTTACTGAAGAATCTGTTTTCAATGAGTTAATGGCTTTTTTGGGAAATCAGAAGGCAGATCTTGTAATTTCAGATATGGCCCCCAATATGAGTGGTATGAGGGACGTTGATCAGCCTCAGTCCATGTACTTGTGCGAGTTGGCCCTGGATATGGCTGACTTGGCACTGCGCCCCGGTGGCGGCTTTGTCACCAAGATATTTCAGGGAGAGGGTTTTGAAGAATATATGCGCCTTCTTCGCGAACGTTTTAGCAAGGTAGTTACCCGTAAACCGGCTGCATCGAGGCCGAGATCGCGGGAGGTTTATCTAGTAGCCACTGGTCTGCGCGGCTAA
- the ftsH gene encoding ATP-dependent zinc metalloprotease FtsH yields the protein MAKNLLLWLVIAAVLLTVFNNFSAQSPTEQLNYSQFISEVQNERVRKVVIDGLVISGERNDSSRFESVRPLLDDPKLIDDLLQHNVVVVGTKPERQSLWTQLLVASFPILIILAIFMFFMRQMQGGAGGGKGGPMSFGKSKARLLSEDQIKTTFADVAGVDEAKEDVRELVEFLQDPGKFQRLGGRIPRGVLMVGPPGTGKTLLAKAIAGEAKVPFFSISGSDFVEMFVGVGASRVRDMFEQAKKQAPCIIFIDEIDAVGRHRGTGMGGGNDEREQTLNQLLVEMDGFEANDGVIVIAATNRPDVLDPALLRPGRFDRQVVVGLPDIRGREQILKVHMRKLPLGDDVEASVIARGTPGFSGADLANLANEAALFAARGNSRLVSMEQFNLAKDKIMMGAERKSMVMSEKEKLNTAYHESGHAIVGREVPEHDPVYKVSIIPRGRALGVTMFLPEEDRYSLSRRHIISQICSLFGGRVAEEMTLGPDGVTTGASNDIERATDIARKMVTKWGLSDKMGPLMYEDAEEGAYAGRPPGQGKGFSGETARQIDEEVRRIIDECYGVATKILEANRDKLDVMADALMTYETIDAKQIDDIMAGRKPRKPAGWDDDSTGGHSTKAETAGAEPDVDVNDEKKNRPEDPFVGSVSDH from the coding sequence ATGGCAAAGAATTTATTATTGTGGCTGGTTATTGCTGCTGTCCTGTTGACGGTTTTTAATAACTTCAGCGCCCAGTCGCCTACTGAGCAACTTAACTACTCGCAGTTCATTAGTGAAGTGCAGAACGAGCGTGTTCGTAAAGTGGTTATTGACGGCTTAGTGATTAGCGGTGAACGCAATGACAGCAGTCGCTTTGAGAGCGTGCGGCCCTTGCTCGATGATCCCAAGTTAATTGACGATTTGCTGCAGCATAATGTGGTCGTTGTGGGTACGAAGCCCGAGCGACAAAGTCTGTGGACGCAATTGTTGGTGGCTAGCTTTCCTATCTTGATTATTCTTGCGATCTTCATGTTCTTCATGCGGCAGATGCAAGGCGGTGCTGGTGGCGGCAAAGGCGGTCCCATGTCCTTCGGCAAGAGCAAGGCGCGACTGCTAAGCGAAGACCAAATTAAAACCACTTTCGCCGATGTGGCGGGGGTTGATGAAGCCAAAGAAGACGTTCGCGAGCTGGTTGAGTTCTTGCAAGACCCCGGTAAATTCCAGCGTTTGGGTGGCCGTATTCCTCGCGGTGTGCTGATGGTGGGTCCTCCCGGCACGGGTAAAACACTGCTCGCAAAAGCGATTGCAGGGGAGGCTAAAGTCCCGTTTTTCTCTATCTCTGGTTCCGACTTTGTTGAAATGTTTGTGGGTGTTGGCGCGTCGCGTGTGCGTGACATGTTCGAACAGGCTAAAAAACAGGCGCCATGCATTATTTTTATTGATGAGATTGATGCTGTAGGTCGTCACCGTGGTACGGGAATGGGCGGTGGTAATGACGAGCGCGAGCAAACATTGAACCAGTTGCTGGTTGAGATGGACGGTTTTGAGGCCAATGACGGCGTGATTGTGATTGCTGCGACTAACCGCCCTGATGTACTAGATCCCGCGCTACTGCGTCCGGGCCGTTTTGATCGTCAGGTTGTGGTGGGTCTGCCCGATATTCGCGGCCGCGAACAAATTTTAAAAGTACATATGCGTAAATTGCCCTTAGGTGATGACGTTGAAGCGTCTGTCATTGCGCGTGGTACGCCAGGTTTCTCGGGTGCAGATCTTGCCAACCTTGCTAATGAGGCTGCTTTGTTTGCCGCTCGCGGTAACTCGCGCTTGGTGAGTATGGAGCAATTTAATTTGGCAAAAGACAAAATTATGATGGGCGCTGAGCGCAAATCGATGGTTATGTCAGAGAAAGAAAAATTAAATACCGCATATCATGAGTCGGGTCACGCCATAGTTGGTCGTGAAGTGCCTGAGCATGACCCAGTATATAAGGTCAGTATTATTCCGCGTGGTCGGGCCTTGGGTGTGACCATGTTCCTGCCGGAAGAGGATCGCTACAGTCTGAGTCGCCGACATATTATTAGCCAGATTTGTTCATTGTTTGGCGGTCGAGTTGCCGAAGAAATGACCCTCGGCCCTGATGGTGTGACAACAGGGGCCTCAAATGATATAGAGCGTGCTACCGATATTGCTCGCAAGATGGTGACCAAGTGGGGCTTGTCAGACAAGATGGGGCCGCTGATGTACGAGGATGCTGAGGAAGGTGCTTACGCTGGTCGCCCTCCAGGGCAGGGCAAGGGCTTTTCTGGTGAGACCGCCCGTCAAATCGACGAGGAGGTTCGTCGCATTATTGATGAGTGCTATGGCGTTGCTACGAAGATTTTAGAGGCTAATCGCGACAAGCTAGACGTGATGGCTGATGCGTTGATGACGTATGAAACCATTGACGCCAAGCAGATCGACGACATTATGGCTGGGCGCAAGCCGCGTAAACCTGCAGGTTGGGATGACGACAGCACGGGTGGTCATAGCACAAAGGCGGAAACGGCAGGCGCTGAACCTGATGTTGACGTCAATGATGAAAAGAAAAACCGGCCCGAAGACCCATTTGTCGGCTCGGTGAGCGATCACTGA
- the folP gene encoding dihydropteroate synthase, with product MSSLLSPSPPQLRCGVRLLNISAPQVMAIINVTPDSFSDGGEFHAGGVLLEKVLRRVEEVCKQGATLVDIGGESTRPGALPVTAERECERVLPVVEAIAQRFDTIISVDTSTPEVIRGAAQLGAGMINDVRALSRPGALSAAAASGLPVCLMHMQGEPSSMQRQPSYQNIFEEVAAFLRGRVAACLAAGIAKDQLLLDPGFGFGKTTEHNFELFRRLPDFVEMGFPLLVGVSRKSMLGAITGRAVEERMAASIAMAAMAVERGAHIIRVHDVKETVDAVKLATAVKFEKTNNG from the coding sequence ATGAGCTCCTTATTAAGTCCATCGCCACCGCAGCTTCGCTGCGGTGTTCGCTTATTGAACATAAGCGCGCCTCAGGTTATGGCAATTATTAATGTTACCCCTGATTCCTTTTCAGATGGTGGTGAATTTCACGCCGGCGGCGTCTTGCTTGAAAAAGTACTGCGGCGGGTCGAGGAGGTTTGCAAGCAGGGTGCAACACTCGTAGATATTGGCGGCGAGTCAACACGACCTGGCGCATTGCCGGTTACTGCTGAGCGCGAGTGCGAGCGAGTGCTGCCGGTCGTTGAGGCTATTGCCCAGCGTTTTGATACTATTATTTCGGTCGATACCAGCACCCCCGAAGTTATTCGTGGCGCAGCTCAACTTGGCGCAGGAATGATCAATGATGTGCGGGCGCTGTCGCGGCCGGGGGCCTTAAGCGCTGCTGCAGCGAGTGGCTTGCCGGTGTGTTTGATGCATATGCAGGGTGAGCCAAGCTCTATGCAGCGGCAGCCCAGTTACCAGAATATTTTTGAAGAAGTGGCTGCGTTCTTGCGAGGCCGGGTGGCTGCATGTTTAGCCGCCGGTATTGCGAAGGACCAGCTGCTGCTCGATCCCGGTTTTGGCTTTGGTAAAACAACCGAGCATAATTTCGAACTGTTTCGTCGCTTGCCTGATTTTGTTGAAATGGGTTTTCCGCTGTTGGTTGGCGTTTCTAGAAAATCAATGTTAGGTGCGATCACGGGGCGTGCTGTAGAAGAGAGAATGGCCGCAAGTATTGCAATGGCGGCAATGGCGGTAGAGCGCGGCGCGCATATTATTCGCGTTCACGATGTTAAAGAAACAGTTGATGCGGTGAAGTTAGCGACCGCCGTAAAGTTTGAGAAAACTAATAATGGTTAG
- the glmM gene encoding phosphoglucosamine mutase — MVRKYFGTDGVRGRVGEGVITPEFVLKLGWAVGQVFAREGRSKVLIGKDTRISGYMFESALEAGLVAAGVDVLLLGPMPTPAIAYLTRTFQARAGIVISASHNPFYDNGIKFFSADGTKLPDELEIAIEEAIDATMATVESAKLGKVRRIDDAAGRYIEYCKSTGQTGLSLAGLKIVLDCANGATYHVAPAVFAELGAEVIVMGASPDGLNINANVGSTHPGDMQALVLRECADFGIAFDGDGDRVLFADASGDLVDGDELLYIIAAEQLRCGEYCEGVVGTLMSNLGFELALKALGVSFERAQVGDRYVKERMNALGWQLGGENSGHIICGDVSTTGDGIVAALKVVQAIVRSGKSLVELRKPVSKFPQIMQNIRIQKPVDLGDSELAAAVAQVELELAGRGRVLLRASGTEPLVRVMVEGENAVQVADLCQRLADKVQKLSS; from the coding sequence ATGGTTAGAAAATACTTTGGTACAGACGGCGTGCGTGGTCGCGTTGGTGAAGGCGTTATTACCCCTGAGTTCGTTTTGAAGCTGGGTTGGGCGGTAGGTCAAGTATTTGCTCGCGAAGGTCGAAGCAAAGTACTTATTGGTAAAGATACTCGCATTTCAGGGTATATGTTCGAGTCTGCCTTAGAGGCGGGCTTGGTTGCTGCGGGGGTCGATGTGCTACTTTTGGGCCCAATGCCAACGCCAGCTATTGCATATTTAACGCGGACGTTTCAGGCGCGCGCCGGCATCGTTATTAGTGCTAGCCACAATCCCTTTTATGACAACGGCATAAAATTCTTTTCCGCCGACGGTACCAAATTGCCGGATGAGCTTGAGATTGCGATTGAAGAGGCGATCGACGCAACCATGGCAACGGTTGAGTCCGCGAAGCTGGGGAAGGTGAGAAGAATAGACGACGCCGCAGGGCGGTATATTGAATACTGTAAATCTACCGGTCAAACCGGACTTTCCTTAGCGGGTTTAAAGATTGTTCTCGATTGCGCCAATGGCGCCACTTACCACGTGGCGCCAGCTGTGTTTGCCGAGCTTGGCGCTGAGGTCATTGTGATGGGTGCGTCTCCTGACGGACTTAATATTAATGCCAATGTTGGCTCGACTCATCCGGGGGATATGCAGGCGCTAGTTCTGCGTGAGTGCGCAGATTTCGGTATTGCATTTGATGGTGACGGGGATCGAGTGTTGTTTGCCGATGCCTCTGGTGATTTGGTTGATGGTGATGAATTGCTGTATATCATTGCCGCGGAGCAGCTACGTTGCGGTGAGTATTGTGAAGGTGTTGTCGGCACCTTGATGTCGAATCTTGGTTTTGAGCTTGCGCTGAAGGCTCTTGGTGTTTCTTTTGAGCGTGCCCAGGTTGGCGACCGCTACGTTAAAGAGCGTATGAATGCACTGGGGTGGCAATTGGGTGGGGAGAACTCCGGTCATATTATTTGCGGCGACGTGAGTACCACCGGCGATGGTATCGTTGCGGCGCTGAAGGTGGTTCAGGCCATTGTTAGAAGCGGCAAGAGTCTAGTTGAGCTGCGCAAGCCAGTAAGTAAATTCCCCCAAATCATGCAAAACATCCGTATTCAGAAGCCGGTTGACCTCGGTGATTCTGAATTGGCTGCCGCGGTGGCTCAGGTTGAGCTGGAATTAGCGGGGCGAGGCAGGGTATTATTGCGCGCCTCTGGTACCGAGCCTTTAGTGCGAGTGATGGTTGAGGGCGAGAATGCCGTGCAGGTTGCTGATTTATGTCAGCGCCTAGCAGACAAGGTGCAAAAGCTTTCATCATAA
- the tpiA gene encoding triose-phosphate isomerase produces MRSNLVAGNWKMCGDTASIEKLVAELKTSLPAEPGLDIAVFPPSVYLAQVLAGLSGSPVAVGNQNVCDQPGDGAFTGEVSASMLADIGCRYVIVGHSERRAIYAETSEQVAQKAKQVLEQGLVPLVCVGETETQRDDGATLEVISAQLKPIFSTLSVQQLQLIVVAYEPVWAIGTGKTASPSQAQEVHAFIRALFAKKDEHLAKGLRILYGGSVKAANAGELFAQADIDGGLVGGASLDAQEFSAICRAAE; encoded by the coding sequence ATGCGTAGTAATCTCGTAGCAGGGAACTGGAAGATGTGCGGCGACACTGCCAGCATTGAAAAGTTGGTGGCGGAATTAAAAACGTCATTGCCTGCGGAGCCTGGTTTAGATATCGCGGTGTTTCCTCCTTCGGTGTATTTGGCTCAGGTGTTAGCGGGTTTGTCTGGTTCGCCGGTCGCTGTTGGTAATCAGAATGTTTGTGATCAGCCGGGTGATGGTGCATTTACCGGCGAGGTGTCGGCTTCTATGTTGGCTGATATCGGTTGCCGCTACGTCATAGTTGGTCATTCTGAGCGTCGAGCTATATATGCCGAAACCAGTGAGCAGGTTGCGCAAAAAGCAAAACAAGTTTTAGAGCAGGGTTTAGTGCCATTGGTGTGTGTTGGCGAGACTGAGACACAGCGTGATGACGGCGCTACGCTAGAAGTTATTTCCGCCCAGCTTAAGCCGATTTTTTCGACTTTAAGTGTTCAGCAGTTACAGTTGATTGTGGTTGCTTATGAGCCAGTCTGGGCGATTGGTACGGGTAAGACGGCAAGTCCGAGTCAGGCTCAAGAAGTGCACGCGTTTATTCGTGCTCTTTTTGCAAAGAAAGATGAGCATTTGGCGAAGGGCTTGCGAATTCTGTACGGTGGCAGCGTTAAGGCTGCTAATGCAGGTGAATTGTTCGCTCAGGCGGATATTGATGGCGGTTTAGTGGGTGGTGCGTCACTTGATGCACAGGAATTTTCCGCAATATGTCGGGCGGCGGAGTAA
- the secG gene encoding preprotein translocase subunit SecG, whose protein sequence is MEQIILIVHVLAGLSIIGLILVQQGKGADMGASFGSGASQTLLGSSGNGNALTRVTAVLATVFFITSLSLAYVAKQRSGVDEDIIEVPVLQESRDVAPVGDDSMPVQLGRDESDMPAVDDVPAAAK, encoded by the coding sequence ATGGAACAAATTATTTTAATAGTACATGTGTTGGCTGGTCTTTCCATTATTGGTTTGATTCTGGTGCAGCAGGGCAAAGGCGCAGACATGGGGGCTTCGTTTGGCTCTGGTGCGTCGCAAACATTGCTCGGTAGTAGCGGCAACGGCAATGCCTTAACGCGCGTCACTGCAGTGTTGGCAACGGTGTTTTTTATTACCAGTTTATCTTTGGCTTATGTTGCAAAGCAGCGTAGCGGTGTTGATGAAGATATTATTGAAGTGCCTGTGCTGCAGGAGAGTCGTGATGTTGCGCCGGTAGGTGATGACAGCATGCCTGTGCAGTTGGGTAGGGATGAGTCTGATATGCCTGCGGTAGATGATGTGCCGGCGGCAGCGAAATAA
- the rimP gene encoding ribosome maturation factor RimP, whose translation MSNKTVKLEELLRPGVEALGYELWGLDYQSHGRHTMLRVYIDSDKGIGVDDCAKASHQISGVMDVEDPISGEYNLEVSSPGMDRPLFTLAQFEQYIDSDVSIRLRTSFEGRRKFLGRLMGVEDGDVVLMVEEHDYLLPFDQIDKANVVPRF comes from the coding sequence TTGTCCAACAAGACAGTCAAGTTAGAAGAATTGTTAAGGCCGGGAGTGGAAGCTCTGGGTTATGAGTTGTGGGGTCTGGATTATCAGTCTCATGGCCGCCACACGATGTTGCGTGTGTATATTGATAGCGACAAAGGTATTGGTGTTGATGACTGCGCAAAAGCGAGTCATCAGATTAGTGGCGTCATGGATGTAGAAGACCCTATTTCTGGTGAGTACAATTTAGAAGTGTCGTCACCAGGTATGGATAGACCGCTTTTTACTTTGGCGCAGTTTGAGCAGTACATCGATAGTGATGTAAGTATTCGCTTGCGCACCTCCTTTGAGGGGCGTCGTAAGTTTCTTGGTCGTCTGATGGGCGTCGAAGATGGAGATGTGGTTTTGATGGTTGAGGAGCATGATTATTTGCTTCCCTTCGATCAGATTGATAAAGCAAATGTCGTGCCCCGGTTTTAG